In one Nicotiana sylvestris chromosome 8, ASM39365v2, whole genome shotgun sequence genomic region, the following are encoded:
- the LOC104230167 gene encoding protein SAMBA isoform X1 yields the protein MSTGSSLTSSPARSSSSTMAMIGGNAGPSSSLAADDFNFPTDLISIQDRKDEALNVLKSDLMASLNKEVKSLDEDSWMFDGPRSRIHMISRPGNSGKTKWTIRELDDSVTDALLLCIYRLSSQTWRN from the exons ATGAGTACAGGCAGTTCCCTGACATCGTCGCCGGCGAGGTCATCGAGTTCGACGATGGCGATGATCGGAGGAAACGCAGGGCCGTCATCGTCTTTAGCCGCTGATGACTTTAACTTCCCTACTGATCTCATCTCCATTCAAGATCGCAAAGATGAAGCTCTAAATG TTCTCAAATCTGATCTGATGGCTTCACTGAATAAAGAGGTTAAATCCTTAGACGAGGATAGCTGGATGTTTGATGGACCTCGGTCTCGTATTCACATGATTTCTAGGCCAGGTAACTCGGGAAAAACAAAATGGACAATTAGGGAACTTGATGATAGTGTAACTGATGCCTTACTGCTATGCATTTACAGGCTATCTTCACAAACATGGAGAAATTAG
- the LOC104230167 gene encoding protein SAMBA isoform X2: MSTGSSLTSSPARSSSSTMAMIGGNAGPSSSLAADDFNFPTDLISIQDRKDEALNVLKSDLMASLNKEVKSLDEDSWMFDGPRSRIHMISRPGYLHKHGEIRKLSKLPISK; this comes from the exons ATGAGTACAGGCAGTTCCCTGACATCGTCGCCGGCGAGGTCATCGAGTTCGACGATGGCGATGATCGGAGGAAACGCAGGGCCGTCATCGTCTTTAGCCGCTGATGACTTTAACTTCCCTACTGATCTCATCTCCATTCAAGATCGCAAAGATGAAGCTCTAAATG TTCTCAAATCTGATCTGATGGCTTCACTGAATAAAGAGGTTAAATCCTTAGACGAGGATAGCTGGATGTTTGATGGACCTCGGTCTCGTATTCACATGATTTCTAGGCCAG GCTATCTTCACAAACATGGAGAAATTAGGAAGCTTTCTAAGTTGCCCATATCAAAATGA